TAAGCCGTAGGAGAAGAGTCGCAGGAGCGAGCAAGACAGGTGTCAACGCGGGAGCGCACCCTACGAACTTCTCAACGCTAGGGAACCGCTAGTCACCTGCATGAAGCTCGTTGTCTACCAGTTGCCCATAGTAGCCGGTGACAATGCGACTGCCATCTTTGAGGACATGAACTTCGATTTGGTCGCTGGCCCAGTTGAGGCGGTCTTGCAGGGCTGGATTGAAGACATGAACCCGTTGGTTGCTGGAGGAGACCAGGGAGTGGGGATCATGCACGGCCAAGGATTCCACATAGGCTCCATCGATCAATATGTCTAATTGATCAATCAAGTCTTGCGCCCCGGCTGGCCCATACTCCGACTGCAGCCGCTCTAGGGTGAACCCCGTAAATGACATGACGTTCAGCCCATGGGCTTTCACTTCCTGGGCTAGATGGGCCAAGGCAGGCGCTTGCCAAAACGGTTCACCGCCAGAAAACGTCACGCCTTCATGCTTAGGATTGGCGAGGATCCGTTCTACAAGATGCTCGACGGACACCAGTTGGTTCATTTCAAACGACCAGGAATCCGGGTTGTAGCAGCCTGGACATTCTCTCAGGCAGCCTTGCACCCAAATCACTGCTCGACAGCCTGGCCCATTCACCTCAGATTCTTCCACATACCCCATAGTGTTGAGGTAGCCCGGCGGAATTTCTAGTAACTCAATCGCTGGGTTGAGGTTGATATGCTTGTGTTGACCTTGCATGATACGAATGTCCTATCTTGGGTGAACCATTGGGCAGGAAAAAGCAGTTAACGGGTGAGCAAGTCTGGCTCTGGACAGCGGGTGGGAATCTGGGTGGCGGCTTGAATGCGATCGCTCATCTGCTGCAGCACATCAAAGCTAAGGAACTTGAACCGGCGCAGGGAGTCTGACGGCGAGTAGTTGGGGGCGTTGCCCCTTGCCGACAGGACGTGGCGATCGGGCTGGGCTCGGGTGGGTGTATTGATCTGGATCTCGTCGGGGGCGATCGCCTTCATAAGCTGCACATAGGTGGCTTGGCTAGCCTCATCCCAGGGACTGAGCACCATGGTTTGAATGGCCAAATGTCCCTTGTAGCTTTGCCGAAAGGCCTGAATGCCGTCCCAAAGCTCAGGCAGGGAGGCGGGGGCTACAGGGCGATTGATCTTGGCCCAGAGGGTTGGCTGCACCGCATCGAGCTTCACGGCCACAGCGTCGGCTTGTCCTAAATTATGCTGAACCTGGGGATCACTGAGCAGGCTGCCGTTGGTCAACACTCCCACCGGTCGCTGGGTCACTTGCTGGGCCATGGTAATGATCTCACCGAGATTGAGAGCCAGGGTGGGTTCACCGCTGCCGCTGAGGGTGATAGCATCCACATCCCAGGGGGCAAAGGCCATTAGATCCTGGTGAATTTGCTCAGTGGGGACAAAGCATTGGCGATCGCTCTGAAGACGTTCGATGTGACCAAGCTGGCAGTAGACG
This region of Leptolyngbya sp. CCY15150 genomic DNA includes:
- a CDS encoding 4Fe-4S single cluster domain-containing protein translates to MQGQHKHINLNPAIELLEIPPGYLNTMGYVEESEVNGPGCRAVIWVQGCLRECPGCYNPDSWSFEMNQLVSVEHLVERILANPKHEGVTFSGGEPFWQAPALAHLAQEVKAHGLNVMSFTGFTLERLQSEYGPAGAQDLIDQLDILIDGAYVESLAVHDPHSLVSSSNQRVHVFNPALQDRLNWASDQIEVHVLKDGSRIVTGYYGQLVDNELHAGD
- a CDS encoding radical SAM protein, which translates into the protein MVKPHTPISMVYGPVQSWRFGRSLGIDPIGTTSVCSYNCVYCQLGHIERLQSDRQCFVPTEQIHQDLMAFAPWDVDAITLSGSGEPTLALNLGEIITMAQQVTQRPVGVLTNGSLLSDPQVQHNLGQADAVAVKLDAVQPTLWAKINRPVAPASLPELWDGIQAFRQSYKGHLAIQTMVLSPWDEASQATYVQLMKAIAPDEIQINTPTRAQPDRHVLSARGNAPNYSPSDSLRRFKFLSFDVLQQMSDRIQAATQIPTRCPEPDLLTR